The genomic interval GTTGGTATCTGTTTAGTGTGGGTCATAGGGTTAAGATAAGCTGAGATTTGGAAGGTGGAGACAAGTTATTAACCACAACAACTAGAAATTAGTGACTAATTTTTACAATCATTATTTGTTTTATGGGAAACTGCAATGACACAAAGATCCAGCAAAAACATTAAAGCAAAGTTACTCAATTCACACTTACAAAAACAATCAAAGGGGGAAGTACATATACTTAGAAGAAGAAACAAGTAATTATGAAAAGAGTAGTCCCAAAATTtgatatgttatttttaatttctaaaatttcataattttgtttgaattatatgaagagaaaaaatagttacaataaaagaaaatataatagttaataaataattcacttaaagttatattaaaaaattaaatggttttctttattattataaacataGATGGAGTATATCATTCAAAATTACTATTAATGGATTTTATCCAAATTTGTCTCTTAGTTTcctttttacaaaattaattgaaataaaaaatataaatcctaTTTAATATTCTCTCATATCATGGAACATGTTAGCTTAAAAAGGAGATCTCAAATTCTTTTTTTATGCTTTTGAGATGACTTTATACTTATAAACGCTTAACTAAATAAAAGGCCaacttttatttcttaaatCACATATTGTAAATTGAAAGCTAGGGATAAAGAGAACTTCAATTACTTGACTTCTCATATTCTCAAAAGCACAAGTTAATTGGACTAAAATCTCAAACGGTAAACAtcaatgaaaaaaattcacaaaataCATTTATTAGCAAATTTAATTTGAACTTCATTAATAAGTAAATCAACTGATTTGTGTCAAGAAAACAACAATAACATGAACACAAAATAGTTTTATAAACAACACAAATATTAATTTGAGAATTTTAAAATGAActatttaaaaacataaaatactaATTTGAGAATTTTAAAACTCTCTTTGATGCAAAcaagccaacaaggagatgaccaaggatgtaCATTACCACTCATattatgagaagtcatctcattaatcaagtgaagacctcaccaAGGAACTAGCATATCTCACTAGAGGGGGAAATAGACACAAATCAGAGAATTAAATGTTCTTCCTTctggttttcttaagaataaaacaagttgtaaataatttgggctctctTTAAAGGTCTAAATAGCAGGATATGATAGAATAGACGCTTTTAGCAAAAATAGGAGTGCTCATAGCGAAATGGGCTTGATCCAAGCCCACATTTTCAAGACAAGACACTTATAATTAGGATTTGACCTTAGTCAACCCTCCTAGGCTGCCCCTCCCTtatttcccatcctacccttgccCTTCTTGAACACCAAGGaacccattcctataaatagggtgccttactccatgtatcacatgttaattttgaagagaaaagttactctgcacaaattgtgtgaggtttGAATCCTCTTagctaggtcttatcttgagtggtgtgagactctcaagtggcggcccttcactcatcttggtggcTATCACACCCTAAGTGGCGTGAATCCCTCTCACAATCACTCCATAAGCTACTCTTTTTCCactcttttcatttcatttccatttcataAATGTCTTTATCTTAAATTCTTACTCTTGGTTTTTGCTTTTGTTATATGCTTTTGATTCATCATTTGGTTTGGCCATGACCACCATTAATGTTTACCGTATTGCTATTTCCATTCTACATTGCATTTCATCGATTACTTAGTGTTGATTTTCATCATTGTCTTTGTGAAGTGAACATTCATATTTACTGTTCCTTCCGGTTGACCAAATTCGTCTTCGTGCGTCTACGTCACTCTCACGTCCAGAATCCTTGCGCTCGCACGTGCTTTCCCTTTGGTTGAATGCCTgaaaaaacaaagacaaagggcgccctagaggccatttgcactccaacgctcaagccAATCTTAGGGCTAGGGAACACCAAAACTCTTTACGTAAAACTGTAACTGTGTGTGTTAAGTGGCGCAAATGAATAACGTACCTTGCCAAgtttgttacttccctttatatagattgaaaactagggtttccactgtttCCATTACCCGAAATAGGTTTCCTGAGGGGGTGGGCCCCAACGCCACAACTAcccactcttaggataacctagcgcgtggggttccctaactggagtgcaacctctgacaagatgaccacctggatgcctcctcgtgcacctgatctctgtgGTCACACGTCTTGgtagtgccctagctgttcacgtgccatgcatgcagctcactgctggaacgtgaccctcacAGGTTGTATCCTTTCCAGTGCTctatacttgtgttacgcctaaaCGCGTCATCAACTCCACACACATGgactctcgtgacctaggcttctcccctactgataactggtgtgtggtctgggatccacctctcgtggcccagctctgctGTTCGAGTCcccgatgtccgacctctccacactgcCTAGTGGCACGTCAGTACATCTTgatgaccgatgtctgaccactctttggtTCCTTAGCGCACGTGCCTCGGGAGACACTGACCCACGCCGCTCGTGAGACCCCGCTTACGTGGCCCCACATTATTAGTGGTCAACGACGCCCGAATACTGGCCGGTAcacttaaccatttggttaagttcgtgttcaATGGGAATCTTCCTTAGATTTCACTATAAAATTGCTAAAATCCCAACTCTAAGTAGAGTGCCCCATAAAATGGAACCTTAAAAAAATCAACTTACACCACTCTTAatctatttaatgttttaattaaaacattCAAAAATAAACCTTGCAAAAGATATGAAATACTTCAGACTTAAACTCAATCCGTTGACTTAACACCAAAAGATAAACAACCAAAAGTAACATTTAACCTTAAACAGTGAAAATTGACTCAGAGAGACTTAAGCTCTATTTCGTGACCTGTCACAAGACTGTACGGGTATAATGGACATGGAAGGCCAATCCCCACAAACACAATATAACAACTACTTTGTGCTCTTTCACCAAGAACATGGCCGAATATTTTGTCTTCGAAATTGCTGAATCACTGCTAGGGAAGCTTGCATCTAATCTTTATGAAGAAGTTTCTCGAGCCTTTGATCTGTATGAGGATGTGCAAGGTCTGAGAGACACCCTGTTAATTGTAAAAGGCGTGCTGTTGGACGCTGaggagaagaaggagaagaagcaTGGGTTGCGTGAATGGCTCAGGCAGATTCAAAACGTTTGCCTAGATGCTGAAGATGTGTTGGATGGATTTGAGAGCCAAAGCCTGAGAAAACAAGTTCTCAAAGCTTCAGGCAGCACAAGGATGAAGGTAGACCACttcttttcttcatctaatTCTCTTGTTTTCCGTTTTAGGATGgctaggaaaataaaaaatgttaggcGTAGATTGGATAAGATAGCAGCTGATGGGAGCAAGTTTGGTCTTGAGAGGATTGATATTGATCACAGCCGTCTGCAAAGGAGAGAAATGACTTACTCTCATGTTGATGATTCAAGGGTTATAGGAAGGGACAAGAATAGGGAAGAAATTATGAAGCTTTTGATGCAACCTCACCTTCATGGTGATGGTTATGGAGATCAAAGTGTTTGTGTTATTCCCATAGTAGGTATTGGAGGGTTGGGAAAGACCACACTAGCAAAGTTGGTGTTCAATGATAAGAGAATGGATGATCTTTTCCCGTTGAAGATGTGGGTGTGTATTTCTGATGACTTTGACATAAGACAGATAATTGTTAAAATCATCAACTCTGCTTCTGATCCAACCATTTCTGTTGTTCCTCAAGAAAGCATTGACAATTTAGATATTGAGCAGTTACAAAGTCGTCTTAGACACAAACTTTCTTGCCAGAAGTATCTACTAGTCTTGGATGATGTATGGAATGAGGATCGTGCAAAATGGATAGAGTTGAAAGATTTAATTAAAGTTGGTGCAATTGGAAGCAAAATCATAGTGACAACACGGAGTATTTCAATTGCTTACATGATGGGGACTGTCCCCTCGTATGTTTTAGAAGGTCTTTCTGCGGAGAATTGCTTATCTCTGTTTCTCAAATGGGCATTTAGGGAAGGTGAAGAAAAAGAACACCCAAATCTAGTGGAAATTGGAAAAGAAATAGTGAAAAAGTGCGGAGGGGTTCCACTAGCACTGAAAACTTCAGGAAGTTCCCTGTTCTCAGTTTTTGATTTAGAAAGATGGGAAAATATGAGAGACCATGAGCTATGGAACCTAAAACAACAGAAAGATGACATTTTACCTTCCCTAAAGTTGAGCTATGATCAAATGCCATCCTATTTGAGGCACtgttttgctttcttttctctttatcCTAAAGATTTTGGCTTTACCAGTGCTGAAATGGCTAACTTTTGGGTCACACTTGGATTACTTCGATCAGCATTTGGAAGTCAGCAGatagagaatgttggaaaactatatatatatgagtTATATTCAAGATCATTTCTGGAGGACTTTGAGGACTTTGGCTCACATTACTATTTTAAACTACATGATTTGGTACATGATCTTTCGCTGTATGTTGCGAAAGAGGAGTTTCTAGTGGTGAACTCCCATGCTCGCAAAATACCTGAGCAAGTAAGGCATATATCAGTCGTTGAAAATGACTCACTAAGCCATACTTTGTTCCCCAAGTTCAGAGGTGTGAGAACTATAATATTTCCCGTTGATGGAGTGGGTGTTGGCAGTGAATATCTTTTGGAAACATGGATAAAAAGATACAAATACTTACGTCATTTAGATTTAAGTGATTCCTCTTTTGAGACACTTCCTAATTCAATTGCTAAATTGGAGCATCTGCGAGCTCTCAGTCTTGATAATAATTGCAGCATAAAAAGACTTCCTAATTCTTTTTGCAAACTCCAAAACTTACAAATTTTGTCTTTAAGAAGATGCTTGGGCCTTGAAACATTGCCTAAACGATTAGGGATGTTAATCAGCCTCCGAAAATTGTATATAACCACAAAACAGTCTATGTTGTCAGAGGATGAATTTGCAAGCTTGAACAGTCTTCATTCTTTGATATTTGAATACTGTGACAATTTGAAGTTTTTGTTCCGAGGAGCACAGGCACAACTCCCATCCCTTGAAGTTTTGATGATTCAATCATGTGGGAACCTAGAGTCCTTACCTCTTCATCTTCTCCCTAAACTTGAGGTTCTGATTGTAACAAGGTGCGTGATGCTAAATCTGTCCTTGATCAGCGAAAGACCAATCCAAAGATTGATGATTAAAAATTTGTATATTGAGCAATGTCCACGGCTACATACATTGCCTCAATGGATTCAAGGAGCCTCCAACACTTTGAGaacattttcaattttaaattgtcATTGTCTGGAAATGCTTCCTGAGTGGCTTAACACAATGACTCATCTTAAGATTCTCCATATTGTTAACTGTCCTCAGTTGTTGCATCTCCCAAGTGACATGCATCGTCTACGAGCCCTTGAAGATTTGATCATAGATGGTTGCCCTGAATTGGGTCGAAAATGTGAACCAGAGTCTGGTGAGTACTGGTCTTTTATCGCTCACATCAAATGTGTTTCCATTGGAGAAACAAAGAAAAGGAAACTCCTTTTTCAAATGCTTTCACGGCTGCGCTTGAACTGCACTAAGTAAAATTGAAATGATGCACACCGTGGGAGCTGCAATTTAAATTCTGATCATGTATGAAATCAtctaacattaatattattttgtggCCATCTTAACATATCTTTTAATCAATAATCAATAATCACGACTACACTTTTATAGCTGGTATCTTTAATATTTCCATAATCAAATTGAGATAAAAGATATGGGTTAGCTGGATTTTTTGTTGTGCATGTTTCTCCGTTAATATGAATCTTCtccttgataaaaaaaaatgtgattaaAATGAAAGTTAAAGGTAAAGTTTGTGttgatatattataaaaattagtcCTACTTTCAATACACACTAGTGGAGAAAATCTCTTAAATGGTTACTCACAATTGTAGTTGTACCGTCCCGATAAATGGCTAGGAATTAAGCTGAGCTACCTGGGTCTCCATACCGACCGAGAGGCTAATCAGAGTCCGTCCAAATCACGCTATAAATGCTAAATGCAGTATTCCTGATTATGTTATAAATGCTAAATGCAGTATTCCTGATTACACTATAAATGATGACGCAATATTCCTGATTACGCAATAAATATTCCCTGATTATATCACATAAACCTTAATCCCTTATCATATTACATAAATGCTCCAGTTATATTACATGATATTCATATTTTATGTAGAGTTATCATAATATGACACATTGATGCCTAGAGGAATCAGAGCAAAAAATCCAAGCCCATGAAGCTTATAAATAGACAACCACCCACAGGGAGTATCTCAACTTGCATCTTTGCAATATATCTCACTATATACATTAATATTTTGtgctcttactgacttgagcgtcagagtatAATCGTAGGTGGAACCCCCTTCGTCCCCAGGAGATCTGTTCGCTAAAGCCTGGAGGCAGTTACCAGCACCTCATCCAGTTGGTCGACCGAGCACCAGAAGGGAACCCAAGGAGAGCTCATTCGTACTCCGACCGACTTCGAGTCGACGAGAAAGTAGTTATAAGGCACATCTAGATGACGATTATTTTGACCAACCATCAACTGATAAGTTccaatgtgtagtttttatgattgagaaaattgaacactttggaacttaattgttgcttaatgttagaaaattaccttaatatgataataattgaatacgattatatattttgaaccaagaaacaaatgaagaaatttaatctcaatttttgtgtaaattgcagatgaatatgaagcattgaaagaaagaaagcaaaaacttaattggatcacaagaagatttagctcaagctacaGGATTTATCTCAAACTAcaagatttagctcaagctaaaattatCCAGATTTGATTAATGGTGCAGTACTAATCTAGCTTAGGCTAGAatttctagctcaagctaaaaaagcACCAAAAgatctagcttgagctaaattgACTCACTTGAGCTAAAGttcattatataaattttgaaacagcTAAAATAGAGGCGGTGAAAAAAGATTAGATTTTTATAGATAGAGGTTAGtgagagaaaaagaagagaacTCTATTCTAGAAGAAGAATTTGCTCAGATCAGCCCTTCTTATGCATAtcagatcaagaatgaagattggaggagctgtcatgagtggctaagtgctttctaacttgggattgaatgtaatctaCTCTGttcaaatgtattcttggtgatatatatatatatatatatatatatatataatattttcttttctacttgttcttggcattttcgtttcatgcttattgcttgattctATCTGATCAATGGggtcttgattttgatccttaaatttaactggaaagtacttttaaggatctgaaatagacgaaaatacttgataacttgtaatgctaggaataaatttCAAGTTATTAATTGCATCATAATTATGTTCATAAAGTTGGATGATTTGTTAGATATATGTATTTGggaaattatcttatgaatttcatctgtgaggaatcaaggtgaatgactttaaattaagcattaagtagttttgagtattatatattgtattattccaAATAGAAATGACCGAGATAGAcgcaattcaatcccaagtatctttatctatatttgataagttaaTTTTGTTACGTCTTGAATCAAATCTTAAACCTTTAAGTTACTtcttgtgaaatctttaatttggttatgaacaaaattctcaaaattattttatacatttgaTGAGTTTTATAACAGAACTTCATAATTAGAATTGTTCCCTGTGGGTTCAACATTCGTACTTTGAAgagtactatattacagttgattcggTACACTTGTCGGGAAAAATCAACAGGTTTTTGGCGCTTTTGTCGGGGAACAATTTCTTTTAAGAATTTCTGAAGTATAACTTATTAAGTATTGTGAATAGTTTGTTTTCTTTGTGAATAAACACTTGTTTAGATCTTATTCTTTTATCCTGTGCTAATCCTTGcttgagttgtcttagataTATGCTATTAAGAGGACAGGTTCCTGAAGATCAATTGGAATTTGACATAGAAATTGAGAAGATAACTAGAAGAAATCAGAgcaagaagagaaaagaaaaaaagaagcaaGGATAAGCAAAAGGAAAATCTTCCAACACTCTCAACTCACACAATCAAATAGAGTTCCAAATGGCTGATAATAGACAAAATCCACCTAGAAGGACATTGGGAGACTATGCCAGGCAACAAGGACTGAGACATTTCTCCAGCATAATCATACCTCCTGCAAACAAATCATTAGGAATGAAGCCAACTTTTCTTAGCTTAATCAACACTCATAAATTTACTAGAATGGATCACAAAGACCCTTATACTCATCTATCCACATTCTATGAGTTGGTGAGAACCATGGGCTTCGAGGAAAATGATATTGAATATGTTTATCTGTGTCTATTACCTTTTGAGTTGTTCTGTCGGATCGGTCCCTCAAGACCTTTGGTCTTTACCCGAACCTGATGAAAAAAATGGGATCACATCTTATGAACTTGTTGAGAATAATTCCGATCTAGTTCATGGCCTATATTAAAAGTTATTAGTAGAATATATTTTAACCGAAAGATAAGTGTGCGTGCTAATGTGGTTGTTAGGCTACGTAAATACATGCATACATTTGTtggttaaaaatataaagttgttaAATAAGAGAAGCACCGTAAGTAAGGGAGCACACGTAAACAACATATTTTCCTGCTGTTAGCACCTGAAGATAAGTGGTGCCCGTTAGCAGGTGGcttttctgttattattttatgctttcagtagaaataagattctcatgagagaaagttgttacaagagtaGTTATAAAAGGGGATAGAGTCCCCCGGTAAAGGTACGCTATTTTTGAATAGTAGACTAAACTGAATACTACTTTTATTTcgtatgctctcactgacttgatcgttggagcgtgatctgttgaagatggatgttgCTCCCTTCAAGACAATGTGTTTGAtgaattcttttgtattttgctttgttGTTTGAGTTTGGTGTTAGGGGTTGTCTTGTGTTTagattagaggttgtttaaagtGAGTTTTTTGCTGCATGACCCACCTCTTAACCCTtaaccatgtgataagagcaagcacgaTGTTTTCTATAAATGTTTTTCACATGCTTTGCCAAAATATGCTTTACTGCacagaaaatgaatctgttctttcttAAATGAATAGATTTTTTCTTAAACTGATGTTTTGTTAAGAGTTTTTGATAACCTTGCTTTgtacatcatgtattttgacttaGTCTTCATGTtatcaaaacgactgtgtttcatcTGTTCAAATATCTCTAGTTATCTTtttgaaaatgaatctgttcttgcttaaatgaatagattctttttaaaCTGGTGTTTGGTTCTTAAAAGGTTTTTCACATCTTTATCTTTGCACCAAGTAGATTGGCTAAGTCCCTTATGACTAAGCTGCAACCTTTCAGAAACTCTATTtgcctttgaaaataaatctattctttTTACTTTCaatatgttcattttataactgctttaactgttttttaaaagtttgttataaaatgtttCTTATAAAAGGAAAGTTGGTTCTGACTTAAAAGCAGTTGTTGAGAAAACGTTTTAACAACAGAGATTAAGAGATTTCAGAGAATTAGCACGTATTCttgaaatatttttcaaattagaaagtgtgcttgttcttgctTGGTTCTAAAGCTTGGTTAGAGGTGTTGTCACAGTGCatgcaatctgttctactggtctaagtCAGATTTCTGCATTCTCTTTCCAGGTGTATTCATTTCATCTTTCAATTCTTTGTAAAGTGTGTTTGTAAGACTCTTCTttatagggtttcttgaagagttgtgtgtgttgaaatagtgtttttcagcaataTGTGccatgttcttgtagggttcaagaacaatggttgtgtaattgttttgaactgttttttagtggatttcaccttggattaggtgaaactagatgtagctcatttgagtgaaccagtataattgtggtgtgttaatttatttcttaatccCTACGCTCAATAACTGTTGCATAAGCTGATCcgtcaagaaataaatctattcaattaaaattgaatctgttcatTCTGGGTTAGTTTATACTGTTCTTGTTTTCTGGAAAACCATCTGAATATCTTGTGTAAATCTGAGAGTACTGTTGGAAATAATTGAAGTGTTGGATGCTATGTAAATCAACTCAATCAATTGGCAAGTGTTATTCAAGTGGGTGTTTTTAATATTCAAGAATTGTGTACAAATTCAACTCTCTGATTTTCTTCAGCTGAAATTAATGCGatctttgcttgttgatcaattcatttaatattaGGAACTCACATCTCTGAATTACTGTTTCATTAATATaagcagaaaaataaatttgttcatatcaaaataaatagatTCCTTTACTCTGTCCTATAATAAAACTGAATCtgattgaaatttttaaaagctcaattcacccccccctttTGAACTTAGACATTATTGAACCCAACATGATCAACAGGTAGAACTCcatctgtttcaacggagccacgTTCCAATGCAATCTAGAAGACGTAAGACAAATTTCCAAAGGAGACAGGTTAGAAGCAGAGCTCTCACAGAGTCAAGCAGCGAGAAAGTCAAgcggcgagaacatttggctcccactgtggggcccgataaaatcTAATCCCATCCACGTTTGTGTTTGAAGCTTTCGAATAACATGAGAAACACAAGGCAAGGACTTGCGAGACCTGTGGGATTTGAAGGAAGTGAGGTCCCCTCTTTACAACAGCTCATGGAGACCGTAAGAGCTCTCTAGGAAGCTAACGAGCAGTACAGGCTGGAACAAGAGCGGATCCAGCAAGAGGTTAAAGCAGAGCAAGAGAGGTTAATGGCACAAGCTAAAGTCGAGCAAGAGAGGCTCATTACAGAAGCTCGGAGAGCAGGTGCTTAGGCAAGATCAACTGATGGCGGAGATAGATGTTTTACGAGCAAACGCTAAGAAATTGCGCAAGACCAACGAGAATTTGTGCAAGAGTCTACAACAATGTGAACAACGCTCCGCAAGAGAGCTAGGTTTGAATGTGCCCCTAAGAGCTCGTCCCAAGCCCCTAAGCAATGTCCACGGCTACAGAGATTGCCTTAATGTATTCAAGGAGCCTCCAACACTTTAAAAACATTGTCATTTGTCTTGAGAGGTTCTATTGGAAACTTTGtactaaataaaatagaaaaaaagttgACAACTCAAATAAGTGGGAATGAGAATGTTTTAATGATACCTATAGAATATCTTTTTAGATGTGTAAAAATTGAAAGAAGACTGAAACCCTTGAGTAATACCAAACTAATACCACATAATACCAATTATGTGGTAATATATCACCTTTATTATAAGGTAATGAAAACTCATCTAATATCAAACTAATATCATAAGCATTACTAATGTTTCCTCGAAGATTAAACCACCTTGTTATTATTAAATCCCAAAAAGGTAAATgcttcgataaaaaaaaatccttaaaacattaaaaataacaagCGATTAAAAATGAAGACTAGAAAA from Phaseolus vulgaris cultivar G19833 chromosome 1, P. vulgaris v2.0, whole genome shotgun sequence carries:
- the LOC137814049 gene encoding putative disease resistance protein RGA3; this translates as MAEYFVFEIAESLLGKLASNLYEEVSRAFDLYEDVQGLRDTLLIVKGVLLDAEEKKEKKHGLREWLRQIQNVCLDAEDVLDGFESQSLRKQVLKASGSTRMKVDHFFSSSNSLVFRFRMARKIKNVRRRLDKIAADGSKFGLERIDIDHSRLQRREMTYSHVDDSRVIGRDKNREEIMKLLMQPHLHGDGYGDQSVCVIPIVGIGGLGKTTLAKLVFNDKRMDDLFPLKMWVCISDDFDIRQIIVKIINSASDPTISVVPQESIDNLDIEQLQSRLRHKLSCQKYLLVLDDVWNEDRAKWIELKDLIKVGAIGSKIIVTTRSISIAYMMGTVPSYVLEGLSAENCLSLFLKWAFREGEEKEHPNLVEIGKEIVKKCGGVPLALKTSGSSLFSVFDLERWENMRDHELWNLKQQKDDILPSLKLSYDQMPSYLRHCFAFFSLYPKDFGFTSAEMANFWVTLGLLRSAFGSQQIENVGKLYIYELYSRSFLEDFEDFGSHYYFKLHDLVHDLSLYVAKEEFLVVNSHARKIPEQVRHISVVENDSLSHTLFPKFRGVRTIIFPVDGVGVGSEYLLETWIKRYKYLRHLDLSDSSFETLPNSIAKLEHLRALSLDNNCSIKRLPNSFCKLQNLQILSLRRCLGLETLPKRLGMLISLRKLYITTKQSMLSEDEFASLNSLHSLIFEYCDNLKFLFRGAQAQLPSLEVLMIQSCGNLESLPLHLLPKLEVLIVTRCVMLNLSLISERPIQRLMIKNLYIEQCPRLHTLPQWIQGASNTLRTFSILNCHCLEMLPEWLNTMTHLKILHIVNCPQLLHLPSDMHRLRALEDLIIDGCPELGRKCEPESGEYWSFIAHIKCVSIGETKKRKLLFQMLSRLRLNCTK